A window of Oryza glaberrima chromosome 2, OglaRS2, whole genome shotgun sequence genomic DNA:
GAACAAATCTACTGGTGATGATGGATGAAATGATATTCCAGCGTCGGTGATATCGATGTACGTTGTGCTTGTCGATAGTCAATAACTCAACTGTGTGGTACATATATATCCGCATATGCATGCAGCAGAtcatactacctctgttttttaatagaagacgccgttgactttttctcgtatgtttgactattcgtcttattcaaaaaatttatgttattataatttattttgttatgagttgttttatcgctcatagtattttaagtgtgatttatatcttatacatttatataaaatttttgaataagacgaatggtcaaatatgtgagaaaaagtgAATAACGTCATCTATAAAAATATGAGGAAGTATCATCTAAAATATGATCTGTAGCTAGCCTATAGTTGTTGGGATCCCCCGGCTACATGTAGATGGATGCAAAGCtagcgtacgtacgtacgtggcgAAATCGAAGTAGAGGAAAAGTGTGGCTTGTGCGTAGTGGTATAGTACAGTGGTACGCGTAGTTGTTGGATCTGTGCCATGGCGGAGGGACACATGAACGTGGACAGCTGGCTAATAAAAAGGCAAAAAAGGAATGGAAATTTCGGCGTACACGTACATTCAGTAGCAGATCGATtgtatggggggggggggggggggggtttggtTGAAAACGGTCACGGAGATTCCGATCTACCGGGCGTCGTTTCCGTTTAAGTATCATAACATTTttaactatttttaaaattttattttttctaatttctttctaTATTATATTAATGTTGATATTAaatagtttaaatgataaatatggttaATTACCGGTCGATCAAGCATAGTTTTTGAAGAAATGCTACCGATTCCGACCATTTTCACGATACATGCGGCAATAATAAAATCAGCCAAATCTCTGCCAATGCAAATGCAAGCGCGATAATTATGGTTGCATTGAATCGCACGGGTTGTCCTCGACATTATTCGGTTAAAATCAAACTACTGGCTGGCCTGGCCATGATCGTGACGCCGGCACAGGCTATgccacgagaaaaaaaaatgaaaatgagcGGTACCCTCCCCGCCCCATAATGCACgatatgtacatatttttttagcagagatatgtacatattttaagatTCGGTTCTTAAAATATTTAGCTGACCACTAatctaatataaattaaattttatttgacaaaaatattacttcctccgtttcacaatgtaagtcattttagcattttccatattcatattgatattaatgaatctaggtagatatatatgtctagattcattgacatcaatataaatgtgagaaatgctagaatgacttatattgtgaaacagagggagtattttttagcATTTGAATATACTTTCTTATTGTTATGATTTCGTATATTGTCGTAtacgaaaaaattaaaatttaaagatTAGTTTGGATATCATGTCAAGTTTTGTTATGCCTTATACGGTTGGTGTGATAGAgatagtatatactccctccgtttcaaaatgtttgacactgttgactttttagcacgtgtttgaccgttcgtcttattaaaaaaatttatgaaatatgtaaaactatatgtgtatatgaaagtatatttaacaatgaatcaaatgatatgaaaagaataaataattacttaaatttttaaattttttgaataagacgaatggtcaatcatgtatttaaaaagtcaatgctgtcaaacattttgaaacagagagagtattagATTGCCTGCTTATTCCTTGTGTATTGTGAATTTAGTACAGTACACGATGATGCATGTGTACGTATATCTATATTTCTCCTGGAATGAAGAaaacaattagaaaaaataatttagtcgATGGGGCAGCAGCAGTAGAACTGAAGATCATGGAAGGTGCAGAAGCCATTATTTTGTCCCAGGCCAATGCCGATGCAGTAATCCGTACAGCCCTTGGGGTCGCACTTCTCCATCACCTCGCACTTTGGATCATCCAATATCACCACCGTCTTGCTGCTCTCCACTGCCATAGTATTACGTATATCTGCCCATTGATTAATTTTACTTGTTAACTGCACCCACGGTTGGTTAATCAGACACAAATTAAGCGATTACCTGGGTGTTCTCTGGATGCATGGCAGGAggaaacaacaagaagaagaagagcagcCGCTACAGCAACAAGAGCCAGGCCAAACGGCGCTCTCAACATGGCCATTGCTCCTGAACCTGATCCTCTTGCTCTCTTTGATGCCCTTGATTTTTCACTTGCTCCTGCCTTCTTAGTCTGCCTTGTATACATACTGATATTATATTTAGCCGCATGCTAGCGGCATCAACGCTCCTGACATCTGCTTAAATGCCAAGATTTGCTTCTTCAATTGTTTCCCTTGCTGTCCATCACACAGGCTGTCTTTCACACGTCTGCTAAAAATAGAGTCGGATTGAATGCACATGGAAGCGTTCTGATAACGATCATCCGTCACACTATCTGCTGGACTTTACAGAACAAACGTACAGACTGTTAAACATCAGCGTACATAGCTGCCTGCAGGAACTTACAACTGCCTGCGATAGTCCCTTGTTGTTAACATCACTGTACAACATAATCTCAAGACTCGGGGGCTTATATATCATCTATCAACCGCCGGACAAATTGCAGCGAGTTCCCATTAAAACACCGAATATTGTTACATTTTACATCTCATACTAGAACATTAACAACATGAAACAGAGAGCCAACTTTAGGCCTTCGTTCCTTATCTTCCTTTTATGCTACATCAACATCTATCatcaaggtaaaaaaaaaaaaagaaacagcccCTCCCACAAATTCACTGCAATACGCACTGAACAGCTCAACCGCGACAATCGCCCGGCTCCTACTCTTCCTTATTTGCCTCTGAGATAGTAACACAACTCAACCAGTACATCAAACTCACCTCCATTCTATGACTAGCCTAGGCTGAAGAAATCCAGTATCAATTACCTGGAACAGCTATTCTTATCTCTAGGTACGTTATTGTTGTTACTTCCACAACTTGACAGAGTTGTCGTGGCTCGCAGAAGCCACCATCCCGTTCACTGGCGATTGCGCCAAGGCCGCAATTAGACCTTCATGGGCTTGTATCGTCATGCTCTGGTTCTTTACCATGTTCCATAGCTCCAGGGACTGCATTGTTACAGTGTCCATGAGAAATTTACAGCAAACAAGGTACAGAGTGTTCATCAGAAGTAACGATTCTCAGATTCCAACCCAAATATCAGACTATGCCTTGGCTTGGATATTACAGCATTCTGATGAGAGCCATGCCACAGTTCTTGTGGCGGAGAACTCAATGCCAAAAAATGAAATGCCACTGCATAACGTGGGATATGGCAAGAAATTGCGTCACTGGCAGGTCTGGCACTAGGATAGTTTTTTGTGGCATTGGTAAACCAGCAGCGTTGTTAAAAATGACCATGGGATGTtgcaagatgaaaaaaaaaaataggaatcaTGTCTAAAATTGATTGTTAGAAACATGTCTCTCCCTATCTTTCAGGGGAAAAAAGGGTAAATTTCACATACATATGGCTAAACTGAAAGAAAATCAGTAGTTACCTGGTAGCCTCCAATAACAAGGAGATTGGCATAGCTTGGGTGGAACACACAAGAGTGGAACTTGTTTCCATTGGAGCTAACCTCATGAATGCACTCTCCTGATGATATTGACCAGACCTTAACCAAGTCCTGACTGACAGAGGCAAGGTACTCCCCACTGCTGTCCCAACACACTGATTGCACATCTGTGTTATGGCCCTGTGATAATAAAGACTTCAGATACAAGATCACAGGCAAAAAAGGATAAACAACAGGTTCCCACCCCTTCTGAAACAAGAGGTATACTACAAAACATGGAAATAAAGATGTGCATGTTTTGAATcatagattttttattttttttaaaaaaaaacagaagagcAATAGCTCCTCCCCTTTCCATTAAGAAAAAGCTAGTTCAGCTACAGGAAAAGACAAAAATAACTGAAAACATCCACTGCGGGTTACACAACAAACAGTGCTGAATCATAGATGTGTTATTGATTTTCAAGAACAGAACCTGTAGTGTGTATTTTTTGCTGTGCGTTTCAACATCAAAAATGGCAACCATAGTCTCCGCAGCAGCTGCGAGAAACTGTCCAGTGTTAGGTTGGAATCGAACTTGGGCAGTACCTCCCTGTCCAACAAAAACAGAATCAGATGGATGAACCTAGACCATACAAACCATGAATTCTTCATAAGACAAAAGGTGCCAAAAACGtcttaaccaaacaaaaagaagatgGCAAACCTTCATGGCACGCATGCAGCTAAGCTGGGTCAGATTCCAGTACCGGATTTCACCATTGCCATCACAAGAGCACAAAAGGTCCGTCTTCTTTGGATGAAAATCTAAAGATGTGACTTGGACATTATGCCCAACAAACGTATGCAAACAGAATCCAGGCTGCAAaacaacaattttcataataaaattaaatgcaAGTACATATACGGAACTTCAGATTAATAGGTTGGACATACTCAACTCTCAATGCCAACTAATAATCATGACCACAAATATATACTTTGTGCTGTCAGATATTAGTGATATGGTATATTTGTGAAAATTTTATTGCAATGACCAGTGCATTAAAAGAAAGTGCATGTCACTAATTGTGGGTACCATTGCTCCAGGAAGAATAATCTCCTATGCCACtttcatatacatatacaaaaaCATAACTTACATCTGCAGCATTCCACAGCTTAATAGTTCTATCAAAGGATGATGTTGCCAGCTGAGAAGAATTAGGCCGGAAACGGACATCAGTAATTATGAGGCTGTGTTCTTCTGATGTATACTGGCTCTGGAAGGTGTCCATGTTCCAAAGTACAGCCTAAGAGACAACAAACAAGTTACCATACTAAACCCACAAAAACCAGCAGTGTAAAATGAAGTCCATTTACTGATACCTTCTTTTCATGTCCAGCGCTAGCCAATATCTTGCCATCTGAAGAAAAATGGCAACAGACAACTTTGCTATTGTTCGTGCGCAAACAATTAACCTCATTGAAGGTAAAACCTAAAACCAAAAGGTGTGTTATTTCATGTTTACAGAATACGGAAAACATCAGGGTATTACCTTTTGAAGCCGCTGGATTAGGCTCTGCAGGACTTCTTTTAAGTGCAGCAAAAATATCCCTTGCATCTCCATCATCATTGGCTAAGAATGATTCAACATTATCTTCCAAAGAGCCAACATCACCAAATGGCTCGAGATCATCCTGTTAAGTACAGAAAATACGATGCTTATCATCTGACACAAATAATCGTTACATACATCCAACTATACATCTTGAATGAAATGAGAAAAGTTGTAAGCCTGTAACCATTTGGTTTGAAGAGGATGCTAGTCCTGTTCCGTCAGCACCATACATCACTAAATTTTTCGGGACGTGGCGCATATTGCCAGGCATCCCAAGTCCATCTCCTGGGGTATGCGTGGATGGAGTAGATGGTGGAGAATTGGTTGAAGGGCCAACTGTATTCCCTGTTCCAGTACTATTTGCTGCTCCTGAAGATGTAGGttgctttctttttctattGCTCTGGAGATAAATAACAATAATTGTAGAACAAAAAAATGGATATATGGTAAGGGATAAGTATGTGAAAATAAGCAAAATGAAAATTTGGAAAACATACACGCAGCCAGTTAGCCATGGTTCAAAACTTAAATTAGTTTTCCCTGTGACCGTTTCATATGTATCCCCTGAAAAATTCACATGTAGCTCCTAAAAATATAGAAACGTGTATTAAAGCATCCAAATTTATGTGATGGTGTTCTACTTTCAAAAAACTAGTTGGGCaacccgcgcaattgcgcggctagcatcaatttaaaataatctatttttacacatgattttatttaaaactatCATTCCCGTGATTCTAATAATTTCATAGTTCTTAAAAGTCACATCAGTCGCTACCTCTTACTCCTTTgacacctttttatttgcttactcgatctaccactacttCTATTCATCATCTTTAGAACTTTAAAATTTAggccttatagtttttagagttcattGTCTTGTTAGGTCtcgttttcataatttttagaagtattGTCAAACATCGCCAATTTACTACTCTATGGCCCGTCCGCTGCcacctctctttattgtcattgggattttaaaagtcgaacataattattgtttatgttctttcttactttctataagtctcACCAGATCGTTAGTGGCTTCGcccctatactcctctacaGACTATAGCCCgctcgctgcctcccctccttattgtcattgagattttaaaaatcgaacatgattatcctttgggtttatttttactCTCCATAAGTCCCGCCAACTGTCGTGACCACGCTACTTAACGGCATGCCCATCGTCGCTCCTCTTAAacgtcattgggattctatttggggttttgtttatagtttttagatatcccatcaaccgataatttttattcataaattatattcctacttgaactcttataattatttttctatttttgaaatttattttatttgttattccaaactttaattaatctcgtcatgtgttctAGATTATCTCTtatttcaatagtctttatttttttattacaaattttaattatttataaattgtattctagTTGAgctattatttttctatttctattttctgaatttattttattttttatttcgaattttaattaatctcgtattgtgttctatatagactattcttttaatatttattattttttatttccaaattcaattgtttcaaaattgtattcctacttgaactctcttttttttccaattttggattttatttgatttttattttcaattttaattaatatagtattggtttcttatatggactcttatttcaatattgtttatttttaatttcgaattttagttattttcaaaTTGTATCCCTacatgaactcttcttttttttgctaatttaggattaattttatttttattcagaattttaattaatctcgtattgggttcttatatggactcttctttcaatattccttatttttaattccgaatttctgttatttttaaattgtattcctacttggactcttctttcttttctaatttcgcattttattttatttttattccgaattttgattaatctcctattgggttattatatggattcttctttcaatattacttatttttaattccgaatttcagctatttttaaattgtatttctatttggactcttcttttctttttctccgattaatgtgggaatttctagcccctaCAACGGACATGGTGCCTTATTTCAaggttgttttaataatatagtagaTAAATAGATATGTAGGCTGTATGACAAATTGGTCTCTTGTATATGCCAAAGAGAAAACAGGAGCAAAATCTGTTGACTTTTAGTAGacaggtaaaaagaaaaaaaaagacgtcATCCATAGCAAATAGGATGACAGTGGGTGGCAGCGACCGCTAACCCTGTGGGAGCTTTGTTCAGCACATAGCTTAGCCCGTTTTGTTTTCCTTGCCTACCTTCTGCTTTGGAGTTCAGCTCTTAGTTTAGCTCTCCTTTGTTGTTAGTGTATTTCCCTAGCTCCTCTCCCTGCCACCCCAGTAGCCATTGAGGCGCACCACAGTTGTATTAATCTTCgtctaatatattgacatgcaaAGCTATTGCatgttcacaaaaaaaaaaaagccatgaAACTGTAATTAATATTGGATGTGTGTAACTACAATAATCTGGCATACCAATTTTATATCCCAGTCATTCTGCTGTCCTCAATATTGCCTTTACGCGATCTTACCCTTGGAATTGTTTTTAAAGAAACCCATTGACCAAAAAAATCATAGAAAACAATACAAAGGCTGCAGCGAATGATCAACACAAAATCTAGTCTTATCACCCCAAGATTAACAATATGATTCCTATTACACACAATACATCTAACTAAACTATAATTCACAAGATCTATAGAAAAGAATCAGAAAGCTGCAGGACATCGCCAACAGAAAATAGTCTTTGGGCTTTATAGTTAGTTTGTGGTTGCTATTCCTGTGCTTAGGGATCTAGTCGGTTAGGAGAATCTTTGCTGATCCCAGTAACATTTTCTTTCACGTCTCTAATTTAAACACCTCTAACTAACTCCTTCGATCCAATTGAGAAAAGCCAATGCAGTGCCCAACGGAGCCtcaaacatcattttttttattcagcTATGAACAATCAGTACATCTAACTCACTCATAATAAACTACTAtgcttaatttgcttgcaaaagtGCAATTGTAGAGGCACAAAGTGATGTTTTGTTGAGCAGATTTAAAGTTTGAACTTTGCAGCAATATATGCACACATCTGCTAActttcaagaaaagaaaacaaatccaGAGGTTAAGCCTGGGCGAATTGTCAGTACCTGTTGCATTTGCTGTTGctggctttgctgctgctgttgttgctggctctgctgctgctgctgttcctgCGGTTGCTGGGAAGATGTCTGTTGTACCTGAATAACTTGCAGGTACAGTCAGATGGTTGAACACTAGAGACAATGAAAACACAAACAGAAGTGCGCTTccaaaaataaaccaaccttTATGAGATACTCTTGGTCTGACCTAACTTTGGGTGAACTGGATTGCATTGGGGAACTAATACACCCATCAGTTCCAGCAGGCTGTCCATCCTTACCATTCAAGCCACCCCTGGTTAGTGCTGTATATCTCCGGGGATCCAAATCCCCATAGTTACTTGAGTTGCTAAGATTGCCTTGTGCTTGGGCCTGTGCTAAgaattgttgctgctgctgtggtgACATAAGTTGAAACTGTGACTGTGTTGAAAGAAATGGCTTCTGCATTTGAGCACCTAAATTTGGTCGCATTTGGTCAATTCCCTGTAGGATGGCAGCACTGGCATTAATTGGTGATTAGATAGTAATAAAAACATGAAGAAAGGGGACAATAGATAGATGAACTTACAGTTAATGGCCACCCTTTCAATGGTAGACCGCTTACTCCTTGGTTTAGTCCTGTTAACAGCAGAAGAAGAAATTTCAacaattgacaaacaaaaagGACATCCAAAAAATCAGAACAAACAAAACGAGAACAGGATGGTTTTCTACATTGAGAACAACAACATTTGCTTTTTAGACTAGAAATATATACATGCAATATTCACCACAAAAGCCAACCAGAAACAGCATAATAATTAATTCAGTACTTGTTTAATATCCATTTGTTTTGGCAGTTTATATTTACTATTCGCAACCTTAGATGTTACTGTTATTACAAGAATGACAGACTAGTAAATCGATGGTTGTTAGAGAAGGCAAGTAACTCCACATTATTGCAGTTTCACTTTAGCAACAAAAGTGACCTCACAATATACATAGGAAAGGACTAACCTGCACCGCCCAATCCAGGTTTTGGCTGAATAATACCCTGTCCATATAAGGATGATGGGTCCATGGGCAAAGATCTTTGGGCAACACCCATATTACCTTCACTTTTTATATCCTGTTGGAAAGAACATCTATCTTTTTACTTTTACATTTTAATGGAGCAAACAAAATGACACAAGATGAGCACAAGAAGCAACAACTCACCATAGTTTGTTGATTCCTAGCCTGGATTTGTTGCAGCGTTGTAGACACATTTCCGGGAGTTCCGGGAACTAATTGCCTATGAGATTAAGATATATGATTAGTGATCATGCCAGTAACATATCAAAATTCAAtttctcccatctctctcttatATAAAAGCTTAtcaaaaactaaaagagaatcACCCTGCATGATTTGTTGCAGCTGACTTGAGAAGAGCCATCCTACTAGCATCAAGAAGCTGTGATCCCTCAGAGTCCAAGGATTGAGGGTGCTTCAAGCGCTCTTCATACATCTTGGCAGCCAAAACACTAGCTGTTGAATGCCCCAGAATGCCATCAGAATTTAGGGTGTTTATTGGACCATTAAGTGAAGGATGACTTGCATTAGTTCGCTGCAGTTGAGCATGTCTGTGTTGTATTAGTTGCAActgctgcatctgcatctgctGTTGGTGCTCTCTCGCTTTGATTTGCTGTGCCTATGTTTCCGACAGAAATACACGTGGATGAGATCAAGAGTAATAGATGCATGGCGACTTAAAAAATTCCCAGGATACCTCTAGGTATGCCGCTGCAACCTCAGAATGCTTCTCATTTGTTCTTGCAATAAATATATCCCAAAAAACAGACCACCACTCAAAGAGAAACCCTCCAGGAGCATCAATTGCTGCATGAGAAGAATTTACAATCATGATTCTTGAACAGGTAAAAGGAAGGGTCTCTACCAAGAAACCACATGCAGAACTTCTTGGAGTGGATATACGTCTAGTTATTTTTGCATTAACGTTAAAGATCTTCTGTAAGGAAGGGTATTTGGAATCTTTGGAGATATACTCTGCCCAGCAAGGCAAAAAAACTCACCTacccctttctttcttttttttgactaaATCACCAGGGGGAGagcttccccacctgaattttgTCATTGCAAACATTTAGAAGGTTTACACAGAGAATTACATAATATTTAGAGTTCGTAGAGGGGAAGAGAAAATTCCTTTCCACAAGGAAACTACAGTTCTATCTTCAGCGTTTAGAATTTCCGCCCACAGGGCTGCCTCGCTTACACACCGTCGACCTACCCCTTTCTAACTTGCCAGGTTTCAGTAATCAAGAAGTTGATTTGGGACTTAAAAGTGATGGTATCATTTCTCAAAGTGTTAGGGATCTTAGCGGTCGCAATATGTCATCCACATAGAAGAGCTGAAGAACCATTTAGGACGGGAAAACCAATTAGAGTCAAACATTATGGAAGGATGAGACATGACACATTATCACTCGGATAATGCCCACAAAGACAGAAGGTTACCAATTAGCCGTTTCTCATATGACAGGTTTTAGCAAGGAAGAAATTCATTTCAAAGTTAAAAAGGGCAATGCCACAGTTTTGCATTCCATTTACCAAGTTTAGTTCAATTCCTGTGTTTGACAATGTGTTCCAGTCCAGTTTGCTGGTATCACTAATAGTACCTACTGCGATACGCAGAACTATAAAggaactccctccgtcccaaaatatagcaacctaaagCCGGATTAGACATatcttagtactacgaatctagacaggcCCCACAACACACAAATTGCAACAGCACGGTTTTGCACTGAATATACTAAGTTTAGTTCAATTCCACATTAATGGTTCATTAGTGGCTATAAATGTCAAGATACATTGTGCTAGATATATGAACACAACCGCAACCAAATAAGCAAAGCCTTCTCCTTTGCATGTACTGCAAATCCATATATAGCACCCATGTACTTATCCACTACAAATGCTACCATTATCGGTCAATGTAACATTGCATTCAGGATATCGAATTGATTATGCTTCAATTCAACTAAATAATCTCAACAAATGAAATCACTGCAAAAATAGAAATAGTTACACAATGCACGGCAAAAACAAATAATTGCCACCTTCCTCAAAACCCAGCATGCTTGAGAGCATGAAAAAAGCGATCAACACAATCACGCCATCCTCTCATCCACTTGATAACAATAGGTCGATTTACATAGCTAGCAGAATACATACAGTGGAAATTATACCATGTACACAAGTAGCCTCAAGTCTGCCATCTCaggataaataaataaataaataaacgaGCCTCTCCAAGTTACTGTCAACAAATTTCAAAATATCCTCCTATTTTAGCTTGAATCTCTGCCTATCCTCAGCTTCCGTACCTAAATTTTGCCCCAAAATCTGCAAACCTCTTCCAATTTTCCGAGTTCTCTGTTCTAATTTGGCTGAAAATTACTCcctgaataaaataaaattcaaatttcctTCATCATTTTAGCACTAGAAGGCCCTCCCCTTCCAGTTCGAAACCCAGAATTCGCCGTGGTTAATCTCAAAACTCTGACACTCCACATAAAACCTCAAATCACCGTAACCACAAACTTACTTTGGAGATTGAAACGAGAGAAAAACCCGGCAAACAAACAAAAGGGGCAGCAACTAGAGAAGCAGCGGATATGAGATGATTACCGACTGGATCAGCGGCGACCTTTCCCTCCGCCATGAAAGCCTTGGCCGTCGACTGCAAGTTCCTCTTCAGCAGATAGTCATAGATATACACATCAAGCCTGCACAACCAGCACGGGAAGGAAGGAATTAATCCCAAACAACAAAAACAGTCACCCAAAAAACGCATCCAAGTAGTAGCTTACATCTTATCTGCTTCCCAGTTGCTCTGCGCCATCTGCAAGCAAAAACAGATTAAACCGACCAGAACCAAACGCGGCAGAAATCAGCAACGAATCGAGCCCCAAATTCGCGTGAAACGAAGGGATCAGAGCCCACATTACCGATTGGGCGCGATCCCGCGACTCAGGGGGTGCCGAGAAACCCCGCAAAAATAAAATCCGCTACGAACGAACACCGGTGGTGGAAGGATCCAATGcccgatcggcggcggcgagctcgggcacGGGGTcccgaaggggaggaggaggaggagccaggCGGTTGGCGTACGAGAGAGCGCGCCGCTACTCCGAGCTCGCCGCTAGCTTTGCTTGAGAAGAAGCGAggaggagatgagagagagagagagagatggaagggaaggaaagggaaggggaggagagagaaagcgagcgaagggagggagggagggagaggaagagagggagccAGATGAGGCAAGGCATGGGGTGTACGTGGGTTTTGAGTGCGGCTTGGTTCTTACAGTGGTGAACCCGGTTCGGGAAAGTTCGGATGGCAGACGGCCGCACGCATTTTTGCGCAATGGTTCATGGACAATAATATGCCAATTATCATTCGCACCCGTTTACatggctgttcagattgatgtcattttaaatcatattatttttttataaagttgtcaaaaatatatatgcatttagtttttttctaaactttgataaatacataagaaatcatgtcaaaattttggtaatattgccaaCTTACCATTATAATATGAATAACCCCTATATCTCGCACTGGTTTATATCTAAAGGtctgtttagattgtagctaaaataaaccttaccaaaattttagcaatttagCAATATTACCAagttttgacaggatttcttttgtatttactagagtttggtaaaaaaactaaatagatACACATATTTAGCAACTTTACTGGTATAGTTCGAAATGGTATCAATCCGAACAACTtctaaatactactccctccatctagtTTTGATAGGcgtatttttaaatctgaaaattttatttttaataggcatatttcaatccaacaacctatcatcttaatgactt
This region includes:
- the LOC127762926 gene encoding uncharacterized protein LOC127762926, which translates into the protein MYTRQTKKAGASEKSRASKRARGSGSGAMAMLRAPFGLALVAVAAALLLLVVSSCHASREHPDIRNTMAVESSKTVVILDDPKCEVMEKCDPKGCTDYCIGIGLGQNNGFCTFHDLQFYCCCPID
- the LOC127762925 gene encoding transcriptional corepressor LEUNIG_HOMOLOG-like, with the translated sequence MAQSNWEADKMLDVYIYDYLLKRNLQSTAKAFMAEGKVAADPVAIDAPGGFLFEWWSVFWDIFIARTNEKHSEVAAAYLEAQQIKAREHQQQMQMQQLQLIQHRHAQLQRTNASHPSLNGPINTLNSDGILGHSTASVLAAKMYEERLKHPQSLDSEGSQLLDASRMALLKSAATNHAGQLVPGTPGNVSTTLQQIQARNQQTMDIKSEGNMGVAQRSLPMDPSSLYGQGIIQPKPGLGGAGLNQGVSGLPLKGWPLTGIDQMRPNLGAQMQKPFLSTQSQFQLMSPQQQQQFLAQAQAQGNLSNSSNYGDLDPRRYTALTRGGLNGKDGQPAGTDGCISSPMQSSSPKVRSDQEYLIKVQQTSSQQPQEQQQQQSQQQQQQQSQQQQMQQSNRKRKQPTSSGAANSTGTGNTVGPSTNSPPSTPSTHTPGDGLGMPGNMRHVPKNLVMYGADGTGLASSSNQMDDLEPFGDVGSLEDNVESFLANDDGDARDIFAALKRSPAEPNPAASKGFTFNEVNCLRTNNSKVVCCHFSSDGKILASAGHEKKAVLWNMDTFQSQYTSEEHSLIITDVRFRPNSSQLATSSFDRTIKLWNAADPGFCLHTFVGHNVQVTSLDFHPKKTDLLCSCDGNGEIRYWNLTQLSCMRAMKGGTAQVRFQPNTGQFLAAAAETMVAIFDVETHSKKYTLQGHNTDVQSVCWDSSGEYLASVSQDLVKVWSISSGECIHEVSSNGNKFHSCVFHPSYANLLVIGGYQSLELWNMVKNQSMTIQAHEGLIAALAQSPVNGMVASASHDNSVKLWK